In the Ruminococcus albus 7 = DSM 20455 genome, one interval contains:
- a CDS encoding recombinase family protein produces the protein MAEITIIQPREQPRRKLRCGAYCRVSTGREEQQHSYEAQRLWFMTLLGGSQTEELVDIYADIGISGTTTDRPEFMRMLNDCRHGCIDRILTKSISRFARNTRDCLAILRELRELGVTVFFEKENIDTARTADEMMIAIMGGLAQEESQSISRNIRWSLHRKMAAGTLGVARVPYGYDKVNGRLVINDEQAAVVRRIFSLYLGGMGARRIAALFNSEGLPAPESTAWNNITVYKMLAQEMYLGDIRWQKTVSVFMGTSHPNTGQANSFYVSGSHEPIIDRETFESAQALRLKSVRPAEKTNNSPFRQKVVCGICGRSYYLIGAARPYWQCTRRFDLVKPCTNDILHDETLSDLWRVIWTKFTNHADDVLLPLIGQLERIAEKVSENAESGRLDEIMQQKMTLRKMCAEGLISYGEVITSETELNAEYSSLIENCRKQKEHNSLLINEVKTLYKAVSAAHSDCCADILKSIRFAHDTADFELVSGIHIIMSIPKHKKRIITSHNPINAIRSLALCGGCGGRLSRRKVEGVYLWKCSNRRCSYWRSKHTDEDMIGNTTDVFSKVYADPRLVSLKCSMTEYRPTESVLTMLESLEKLIALGENAEMLIKAAVHLAEEKIGCIEYNVKTEQTAHIEDAIKNCVELPEFLIQAVRHIYVTPDRVRVKFINGKTVKSERSTNHE, from the coding sequence ATGGCTGAAATAACTATAATACAGCCAAGAGAACAGCCCCGCAGAAAACTTCGCTGCGGGGCATATTGCAGGGTATCGACGGGGCGAGAGGAACAGCAGCACTCATATGAGGCGCAGCGGCTGTGGTTCATGACGCTGCTCGGTGGCTCGCAGACAGAGGAGCTTGTGGACATCTATGCGGACATAGGGATAAGCGGAACGACCACCGACCGCCCTGAGTTCATGCGTATGCTTAACGATTGCAGGCATGGGTGCATTGACCGCATACTCACCAAGTCGATCAGCCGCTTCGCCCGCAACACCCGTGATTGTCTTGCAATACTGCGTGAGCTTCGGGAACTGGGCGTGACGGTTTTCTTCGAGAAAGAGAACATCGACACTGCGAGAACTGCCGACGAAATGATGATAGCGATTATGGGCGGTCTTGCACAGGAAGAATCGCAGTCCATTTCGAGGAACATTCGCTGGAGCCTGCACCGCAAAATGGCGGCAGGGACGCTCGGCGTGGCGCGTGTACCTTACGGTTATGACAAGGTGAACGGCAGACTTGTGATAAATGATGAACAGGCGGCGGTCGTCCGGCGCATTTTTTCGCTGTATCTCGGCGGAATGGGTGCAAGACGAATCGCCGCTCTTTTCAATTCCGAGGGTCTGCCTGCACCCGAATCCACCGCATGGAACAATATCACTGTCTACAAAATGCTCGCACAGGAGATGTATCTCGGTGATATTCGCTGGCAGAAAACAGTGTCCGTGTTTATGGGGACAAGCCACCCGAACACGGGGCAAGCTAACAGCTTCTATGTCAGTGGAAGTCATGAGCCGATAATTGACCGAGAGACTTTTGAATCGGCGCAGGCTTTGCGGTTAAAAAGCGTTCGTCCCGCCGAAAAGACCAATAACAGCCCGTTTCGTCAAAAGGTTGTCTGCGGAATTTGTGGGAGGTCGTACTACTTGATTGGTGCGGCTCGCCCTTACTGGCAATGCACGAGGCGATTTGATCTTGTCAAGCCCTGCACGAACGATATTCTGCATGATGAAACGCTTTCCGACTTGTGGCGAGTGATATGGACAAAGTTCACCAACCATGCCGATGATGTTCTCCTGCCGCTTATTGGGCAGCTTGAAAGGATCGCTGAAAAGGTCTCTGAAAATGCAGAAAGCGGTCGCCTTGACGAAATAATGCAACAGAAAATGACCCTTCGCAAAATGTGTGCGGAGGGTCTTATTTCTTATGGGGAAGTCATAACCTCCGAGACCGAGCTTAACGCCGAGTATTCCTCCTTGATTGAGAATTGCAGAAAACAAAAGGAGCATAATTCACTTTTGATAAATGAGGTAAAAACGCTCTACAAAGCGGTTTCCGCTGCTCATAGTGATTGTTGTGCCGATATTCTCAAATCTATCCGATTTGCCCACGATACCGCTGATTTTGAGCTTGTGAGCGGCATACATATCATTATGAGCATCCCGAAGCATAAAAAACGAATAATTACATCACATAATCCTATAAATGCGATTCGCTCACTTGCCTTGTGCGGAGGCTGCGGAGGAAGGCTTTCACGGCGCAAGGTCGAGGGTGTATATCTCTGGAAATGCTCAAACCGCCGTTGTTCTTATTGGAGGTCAAAGCATACGGACGAAGATATGATAGGCAACACAACTGACGTTTTTTCAAAGGTATACGCTGACCCACGCTTAGTAAGTCTTAAATGTTCCATGACGGAATATCGTCCAACGGAAAGTGTTCTCACAATGCTGGAAAGCCTTGAAAAGCTGATAGCTTTGGGAGAAAACGCTGAAATGCTTATCAAAGCGGCGGTTCATCTTGCAGAGGAAAAAATCGGCTGCATTGAGTACAACGTGAAAACCGAGCAGACCGCGCATATAGAGGACGCTATCAAGAATTGTGTGGAGCTGCCGGAGTTTCTAATACAAGCGGTCAGGCACATCTATGTCACGCCCGACAGAGTGCGTGTTAAGTTCATCAACGGAAAGACGGTCAAAAGTGAAAGGAGCACCAACCATGAGTAA
- a CDS encoding recombinase family protein produces MSNIKTAANVTLIPAKEQANSVFTGKKLKVAAYCRVSTDETEQMNSFGVQIAYYTDYIGSRPDWQMIGIFADEGISGTQTENRTQFNRMIELCRKGRIDLILCKSISRFARNTVDCLDFVRELKRLNVAVQFEKENINTLSVSSEFAITLYASFAQAESESISRNITWGIEKSFKEGNVRYQMRYTLGYRLVDGVPQIIEDEAVIVREIFSLFAGGMSLRKIAERLTSEGAARRNGSTVWNRDHVNSILKNEKYVGDAILQKYYTVDCLTHTCAKNNGQKPKYLVQNCHAPIIDRETWDRVQLELSRRSAMTKGNARGGRYRTEYALSELLVCGSCGCNYKRVLWKSGTGKRAVWRCKSTLDGGKARCDSPSLHEEALHSAIVRAINEQILDSSGFDRQSALSADTLESENADLERRIASVSARLGEIEVERNRLLADISAIPADVLGSKLKLLHTEEQELKSKLDELNSKRDSGRHDLYRIKAARNLTHGIEALGEFDNDLVRQVVEEITVKSADKVVVKFCGGEKVTVKV; encoded by the coding sequence ATGAGTAATATAAAGACAGCGGCAAACGTGACACTTATCCCTGCAAAGGAGCAGGCAAACAGCGTATTTACAGGCAAAAAGCTGAAAGTGGCGGCTTATTGCAGGGTCAGCACAGACGAAACCGAGCAGATGAACAGCTTCGGAGTACAGATCGCGTACTACACCGACTACATCGGCAGCCGACCCGACTGGCAGATGATCGGCATTTTTGCGGACGAGGGCATCAGCGGCACGCAGACCGAGAACCGCACACAGTTCAACCGCATGATCGAGCTGTGCCGCAAGGGGCGCATCGACCTGATACTCTGCAAGTCGATCAGCCGTTTTGCGCGGAATACCGTCGATTGCCTTGATTTCGTGCGTGAGCTGAAAAGGCTGAATGTGGCGGTACAGTTTGAAAAGGAGAACATCAACACGCTGTCGGTCAGTTCGGAGTTTGCGATAACGCTGTACGCAAGCTTCGCGCAGGCGGAAAGCGAGAGCATCAGCCGCAACATAACATGGGGTATCGAAAAGTCGTTCAAGGAAGGCAACGTGCGGTATCAGATGAGATACACGCTGGGGTATCGGCTGGTGGACGGCGTTCCGCAGATAATCGAGGACGAAGCCGTGATCGTGAGGGAGATTTTCAGCCTTTTTGCGGGCGGTATGAGTCTGCGAAAGATAGCAGAAAGACTAACCTCTGAGGGTGCAGCCCGCAGAAATGGCAGCACCGTCTGGAACCGCGACCATGTGAACTCTATCCTCAAAAACGAAAAATATGTGGGAGACGCCATTTTGCAGAAGTACTATACGGTCGATTGCCTGACCCACACCTGTGCGAAGAACAACGGTCAGAAGCCAAAGTATCTGGTGCAGAACTGTCACGCCCCGATCATCGACCGCGAAACTTGGGACAGGGTGCAGCTGGAGTTGTCCCGTCGCAGTGCTATGACGAAAGGCAACGCTCGCGGGGGACGTTACCGCACTGAATACGCCCTGAGCGAGCTGCTCGTCTGCGGCAGCTGCGGCTGCAATTACAAGCGTGTGCTGTGGAAAAGTGGCACCGGCAAGCGTGCCGTGTGGCGCTGCAAAAGCACTCTTGACGGTGGTAAGGCGAGGTGCGATTCGCCCAGCCTGCACGAGGAAGCACTGCACAGCGCGATAGTGAGGGCGATAAACGAGCAGATACTTGACAGTAGCGGCTTTGATAGACAGTCTGCTCTTTCCGCAGATACCCTTGAATCCGAAAACGCCGACCTTGAACGCAGGATAGCTTCGGTCAGTGCTCGCCTTGGAGAAATAGAAGTTGAGCGTAACCGCCTGCTTGCGGATATTTCTGCTATTCCTGCCGACGTTCTTGGTAGCAAGTTAAAGCTCCTGCACACGGAGGAACAGGAGCTGAAATCCAAACTTGATGAACTGAACAGCAAGCGCGATTCGGGGCGGCATGATCTGTACCGTATCAAGGCGGCGAGGAATCTGACGCATGGTATTGAAGCGCTCGGGGAGTTTGATAATGATCTGGTCAGACAGGTTGTTGAGGAGATCACTGTTAAGAGCGCTGATAAGGTCGTTGTGAAGTTTTGTGGTGGCGAGAAGGTAACAGTTAAGGTTTAA